The sequence AAGCGTTTGCAACCTCAGCTTCCTGAGCTGAAAGCCCGTGGAATCGGCTATTACGATCCATTTGGTAACAGCCCGGAGGTAAAAAAATGATTTTTGTCCGAGATCGGAAAAATCAATGAAAAAAATGCTTGCGCAGAAGCAGGGCTCTGCCTAGTTTCCGCCCGTCCAAGCAAGCCTCAGGCCGCAAGGACACTTGAAATCCCCCAATATAAAGTGCGCGATTAGCTCAGTGGTAGAGCAATGCCTTGACATGGCAGAGGTCACTGGTTCAAATCCAGTATTGCGCACCATCTCTTTCCCGCTAGAAATAGCTACCAAACGCTGCAACTACAACGGTTGCAGCGTTTTTGTTTGCTCAGGCCCCGCAGAGCGGGACGAATGCCCGGGTTTGAAGATCATTAAGAGCGATTTTTAAGATTTTTTCACAGTTTTGTATATATACCGTAAAATTATCTTGAGCTTTGTGTTTGTTTGCTCATAGTAGAGACTACTCTGAAATCAGGTATTCAGCTGCACCTGCAATATTTGACGAAGCGCAAACTAACAAAAATTAACGAAAATGAAAAAAACGATATTACTCCCCTTAATGAGTTTGTATGCGGGCTCTTTGAGCGCGGCAACCGTCAATGTCTCCCAAGACGGTGCCATTAACGGCCAAAATGATGGAGGTGGATACGGCAACAATAACCAGGTGCTGAACGGCGGCACGGCAACACATATTGCGACTTGGATGCCCGGCCCCCCAGGAGCTTGGCAATATACCCGCAAGCTGTTTCTTGGCTTTGATACTAGTGGTATTGATCTGAGTGCGGTATCTGCAGCTTCCATCACCGTTAATACTGGGGCAGGCTCGGCGAGTCAGAATGAAGCCCTGGGGTTTAATGCATACCTTGTCGACGACTTGGCTGGGGGGGATCAATTTAGTGAGACCACCCTTACCTGGGACTTGGCAACAACAAACGGCTGGAACCAAGACGGAAATGCTGTTGATTCGCAGCGTACGCCAGGTCAGTTCATTGGTAATGTTGCCTGGGCTGGAAATGATTCGTTAATGACGTTCAATTTTAGCGCAGCGGCATTAACTGGGCTTCAAGGTGATACCAACTCTTTTGCTACCATCGTTCTTGTTCCTGATGCTCCTACTGGTGGCTCCTATCTCGGAAACGATGCCTTTGCCTCGACAGGTCCTAGGTTTCTATCCAAGGAGAGCGGAAATGGGGCTGTGCTTGATCTAACCGTGGTTCCTGAGCCTAGTTCTACGGCACTGGTTTCTATCGGATTGATCGGTGGACTTTTGCTTCGCCGCCGCTAAGTCGGTTCATTTTTTAATCCATAGACCTCGCTGCAGGCTGAGCTTGCTGCGAGGTCTTTTGGGTTTTCATCTTTGGTTTATAGGCATAAGGTGACGCATGGTCAAACCATCCCAAGTACTACAGCGACAAATCGAGAAGGCTGTGTTGCTCGCGCAGCAGGGGCGTTTTGATATTGCTATACCTCGTTATGTGAAGCTCATCAAGCGCTTGCCTGATGATCCAGAGTTGCGTCTTCAATTGGCCAATGCGCTTGGTTTGTCTGGTCGACGGGCCGAGGCTCATCATCAACACGAGGTCCTTCGTGCGGCACTTGGGGCCAAACCTGAGCTGGAGGTGCGAATTGGTCGCGATTTGTTCCAGTGGCAAGATTATGAAGGGGCTCTGAATGTGTGGGATAGGCTATATTCAGTTGAGTCAAATTGGATGAGTGAGGCTTTTTATCACCGGATCCGCACGTCTGAAAGGCTGGGTCGGATTTCCGAAGCTCGCATGGCACTTGAAGAAGCTCAAATGGCGAAGGTTGTTGGCTCCGGATGGGGGTGGGATTGGCTCGCAGGTCGACTCGCTGAGCGTGAAGGGAAGCTGGATGAAGCCGAAAGCTATTATCGTTCTGGTCTTGATAAAGCTGGTGAAAATGAGAAGGCTGGTTGCCGATGTTCA comes from Oceaniferula marina and encodes:
- a CDS encoding PEP-CTERM sorting domain-containing protein translates to MKKTILLPLMSLYAGSLSAATVNVSQDGAINGQNDGGGYGNNNQVLNGGTATHIATWMPGPPGAWQYTRKLFLGFDTSGIDLSAVSAASITVNTGAGSASQNEALGFNAYLVDDLAGGDQFSETTLTWDLATTNGWNQDGNAVDSQRTPGQFIGNVAWAGNDSLMTFNFSAAALTGLQGDTNSFATIVLVPDAPTGGSYLGNDAFASTGPRFLSKESGNGAVLDLTVVPEPSSTALVSIGLIGGLLLRRR